One stretch of Maylandia zebra isolate NMK-2024a linkage group LG13, Mzebra_GT3a, whole genome shotgun sequence DNA includes these proteins:
- the sfxn3 gene encoding sideroflexin-3, whose translation MSEEVSRNINIKEPRWDQGTFTGRAKHFFMVTDPRNVLLSSETLEEARVTVENYRAGIVKPGLTEDELWRAKYIYDSAFHPDTGEKMFVIGRMSAQVPMNMSITGCMLTFYRTTPAVVFWQWVNQSFNAVVNYTNRSGDAPITVNQLGAAYVSATTGAVVTALGLKSLATRLPPIISRFVPFAAVAAANCINIPFMRQRELKYGIPVTDENGNRLGESPNAARQAIVQVVVSRIGMAMPAMAIPPVIMNALEKRAFMKRFPILNAPVQVGLVGLCLVFATPLCCALFPQKSSMSVSGLEEDLQERIRKTSPHITTVYFNKGL comes from the exons ATGTCAGAAGAGGTGTCCCGCAACATAAACATCAAGGAGCCAAGATGGGACCAAGGCACGTTCACGGGCCGCGCCAAGCACTTCTTCATGGTCACGGACCCCAGGAACGTCCTGCTGTCCTCTGAGACTCTGGAGGAGGCCAGAGTGACTGTGGAGAACTACAG AGCTGGGATCGTGAAGCCTGGTCTGACGGAGGATGAGCTCTGGAGAGCCAAATACATCTATGACTCTGCCTTCCACCCCGACACAGGGGAGAAGATGTTTGTGATTGGCCGGATGTCTGCTCAGGTGCCAATGAACATGTCCATCACAGGCTGCATGCTCACCTTCTACAG GACTACTCCAGCAGTGGTGTTTTGGCAGTGGGTTAACCAGTCCTTTAACGCCGTCGTCAACTACACCAACCGCAGTGGAGACGCACCCATCACCGTGAA CCAGCTCGGTGCAGCCTACGTCAGTGCAACAACTGGAGCCGTAGTCACTGCACTGGGACTCAAGTCTCTAGCTACG CGTCTCCCTCCAATCATCAGCCGGTTTGTCCcttttgctgctgttgctgctgctaaCTGTATCAACATTCCCTTTATGAGGCAGAG GGAGTTAAAGTACGGTATCCCTGTAACTGATGAGAATGGAAACCGGTTAGGAGAGTCTCCAAATGCTGCCAGACAAGCCATCGTGCAGGTGGTGGTGTCGAGGATTGGGATGGCGATGCCTGCAATGG CCATTCCTCCTGTCATAATGAATGCTCTGGAGAAGAGAGCTTTCATGAAG CGGTTCCCAATTCTTAACGCTCCAGTCCAGGTGGGACTAGTCGGTTTGTG CCTGGTGTTTGCAACTCCTCTGTGCTGCGCCCTATTCCCTCAGAAAAG CTCTATGAGTGTTAGCGGGCTGGAAGAAGATCTGCAAGAAAGGATACGAAAGACCAGTCCTCACATCACCACAGTCTACTTCAACAAAGGCCTGTAG